Proteins encoded by one window of Danaus plexippus chromosome Z, MEX_DaPlex, whole genome shotgun sequence:
- the LOC116777368 gene encoding triosephosphate isomerase → MGRKFVVGGNWKMNGQSNQINEIVNNLKNGSLDRSAEVVIGVPAIYLAQVRSNLPKSIGVAAQNCWKADKGAFTGEISAPMIKDVGAEWVILGHSERRTIFGESDSLVAEKVANALQHNLKVIACIGETLEERESGKTEEVVFRQTKALVPAIGDKWNNVVLAYEPVWAIGTGKTASPQQAQDVHASLRKWLAENVSAEVAQSVRIQYGGSVTAANAKELAACEDIDGFLVGGASLKPEFVNIINARQ, encoded by the exons ATGGGTCGTAAATTCGTTGTCGGTGGAAATTGGAAAATGAATGGTCAGAGCAACCAGATAAATGAAATTGTCAATAACTTGAAGAACGGATCCTTGGATCGCAGTGCTGAG GTTGTAATTGGAGTGCCAGCCATTTATCTGGCTCAGGTCAGATCCAATCTACCCAAAAGCATTGGTGTTGCTGCTCAAAACTGCTGGAAGGCTGACAAGGGGGCTTTCACAG GAGAAATATCTGCACCTATGATCAAGGATGTCGGTGCAGAGTGGGTGATTCTAGGTCATTCTGAAAGGAGAACTATTTTTGGCGAATCTGACAGTTTAGTGGCTGAGAAG GTAGCCAATGCCCTTCAACACAATCTTAAAGTAATAGCCTGTATTGGTGAAACACTTGAAGAACGGGAGTCTGGCAAGACTGAGGAAGTTGTATTCAGACAAACTAAGGCTCTAGTGCCAGCTATTGGTGACAAGTGGAACAATGTTGTCTTGGCATATGAACCAGTATGGGCTATTGGAACTGGCAAGACTGCCTCTCCACAACAG gcTCAAGATGTCCACGCATCTCTTCGTAAATGGCTGGCTGAGAATGTATCTGCAGAAGTTGCTCAATCAGTCCGTATCCAATATGGTGGTTCAGTGACTGCTGCAAATGCAAAGGAGTTGGCAGCTTGTGAAGATATCGATGGTTTCCTGGTTGGTGGAGCCAGTCTTAAACCTGAGtttgttaacattattaacgCTAGGCAGTGA